The nucleotide sequence CCTGGATGAATTCCGCGACGGCGACCTCGCCCGCCGCCTCGCCGCCCGCATCCGTCAGGAAGTCGAGCCGGAGCGCCATTACGCCCTGATGGAATTCTGCGGCGGCCATACCCACGCCATCTGCCGCTACGGCATCGAAGACCTGCTGCCGGCCAACGTCCGCTTGATCCACGGCCCCGGCTGTCCGGTGTGCGTGCTGCCGAGCGGTCGCTTGCAAGCCGCCATCGAACTGGTGGAACGGGAACACGTCACCCTATGCAGCTACGGCGATCTACTGCGGGTGCCGGGAGCGCGCGGCGACACGCTGCTCAAGGCCAAGGCGCGCGGCGCGGACATCCGCATGGTGTATTCGGTCAGCGACGCGCTCGACATCGCCCGCGCCCAACCCGAGCGACACGTTGTATTCTTCGCCATCGGCTTCGAAACCACCACCCCACCGACCGCCGTCGCCCTCCGTCAAGCCCGCCAAGAACAACTCGTCAACTTCAGCGTCTACTGCAACCACGTCCTCACCCCGCCCGCGCTGCGGGCGATCCTGACGACCCCGGACCCGATCCAACTGGACGGCTGCATCGGTCCCGCCCACGTCAGCACCATCATCGGCAGTCAGCCGTATCACTTCGTCGCGACCGAGCACCGCCGGCCGCTGGTGATCGCCGGCTTCGAACCGCTGGA is from Candidatus Competibacteraceae bacterium and encodes:
- the hypD gene encoding hydrogenase formation protein HypD — translated: MKYLDEFRDGDLARRLAARIRQEVEPERHYALMEFCGGHTHAICRYGIEDLLPANVRLIHGPGCPVCVLPSGRLQAAIELVEREHVTLCSYGDLLRVPGARGDTLLKAKARGADIRMVYSVSDALDIARAQPERHVVFFAIGFETTTPPTAVALRQARQEQLVNFSVYCNHVLTPPALRAILTTPDPIQLDGCIGPAHVSTIIGSQPYHFVATEHRRPLVIAGFEPLDVLQAISMLIRQINAGKADVENEYTRAVSARGNQKAQLLMDEAFMLRPSFEWRGLGWLPDSALQIRPDFAAWDAEQRFDIPPIQATDHKACACGEVLRGVKQPQDCTVFGTACTPDHPLGSCMVSAEGACAAHYHYGRFRQAAS